The Spirosoma foliorum genome has a window encoding:
- a CDS encoding SH3 beta-barrel fold-containing protein: protein MRKQAMILAHALRKTGLSFGEAQKRAWVTIRLKAEMLIKPVSFFYLKEKGEERFAVGYYGAAPATTTAPKPAKSVLAIPYYDTLADGWRSFRADRLILDRTGGPVCKA, encoded by the coding sequence ATGAGAAAGCAAGCAATGATTCTGGCGCATGCGCTGAGAAAAACGGGGCTTTCGTTTGGGGAAGCTCAAAAACGGGCATGGGTGACTATCCGCCTGAAAGCCGAAATGCTGATCAAGCCAGTGAGCTTTTTCTATCTGAAAGAAAAAGGGGAGGAACGATTTGCCGTCGGCTATTACGGAGCCGCACCGGCCACGACCACCGCACCCAAACCGGCCAAATCGGTACTGGCCATTCCGTACTACGATACGCTGGCCGATGGCTGGCGATCATTCCGGGCTGACCGGTTGATCCTTGACCGCACCGGCGGACCGGTTTGCAAAGCCTAA
- a CDS encoding YopX family protein, translated as MRQIKFRAWHFKVGKMFSAEQMAADQLTLLTTGQFINVSGVHTRLSSIIPRDVMMPLEFTGLRDKNGQDIYEGDILDFGSYIGAISDGTRCLHKVVYEDNQGGFRTIELISPEKGTFPMDHYCVVVGNIYENPELLNLPVDATH; from the coding sequence ATGAGACAAATAAAATTTAGAGCCTGGCATTTCAAAGTCGGCAAAATGTTCTCCGCCGAACAAATGGCCGCTGATCAACTGACCTTACTGACAACAGGCCAATTTATAAACGTCAGTGGAGTTCATACTCGCCTATCGTCCATCATTCCGCGTGATGTTATGATGCCCTTAGAATTTACTGGACTCCGGGATAAAAACGGTCAGGACATCTACGAAGGTGACATACTAGATTTTGGCTCTTATATCGGGGCTATTTCGGACGGCACACGCTGTTTGCATAAAGTAGTTTACGAAGACAATCAAGGTGGTTTTAGGACTATCGAGCTTATAAGTCCGGAGAAAGGCACCTTCCCAATGGATCATTATTGTGTCGTTGTTGGCAATATCTATGAAAATCCTGAACTGCTAAACCTGCCTGTTGATGCTACTCATTAA
- a CDS encoding Rad52/Rad22 family DNA repair protein, with protein sequence MDLNVLSAPLTIHEIEWRVQSQTKDGQKIIVVPYITNRCVMQRFDDQFGWAGWQNEIKEIDGGFLCTITAILPGGEMIRKTDGASRTGIEPVKGGISDAMKRAAVQFGLGRGLYEFPKVLIQTTDKYIPDWATPLLDKMVEKLNAGGAVRDVVVLKPEHAKPATKQ encoded by the coding sequence ATGGACTTAAACGTATTAAGTGCTCCTTTGACCATTCACGAAATTGAGTGGAGGGTGCAATCTCAAACCAAGGATGGTCAGAAGATCATTGTGGTGCCGTACATCACCAATCGCTGTGTGATGCAACGCTTCGACGATCAGTTTGGCTGGGCGGGCTGGCAGAACGAAATCAAGGAAATCGACGGCGGTTTTCTCTGCACGATCACGGCCATTCTGCCCGGTGGCGAAATGATCCGGAAGACCGACGGCGCGTCCCGAACCGGTATCGAGCCGGTGAAGGGTGGCATCAGTGATGCCATGAAACGGGCCGCTGTTCAGTTTGGTTTGGGTCGGGGACTGTACGAATTCCCAAAAGTGCTGATTCAGACCACCGACAAATACATTCCCGACTGGGCGACCCCATTGCTTGATAAAATGGTGGAGAAACTCAACGCTGGCGGGGCGGTGCGTGATGTCGTTGTGCTGAAACCTGAACACGCAAAACCAGCTACGAAGCAATGA